A window from Desulfuromonas sp. encodes these proteins:
- a CDS encoding 3-phosphoserine/phosphohydroxythreonine transaminase — MAKVYNFGAGPAMLPEPVMQKIQEEWFNFENLGVSVIEVSHRARQFEKVLLEAQERFRQLTNLPDNYKILFVHGGARMQFSALPMNLAARSASKKCLYAETGNFAKLANKDAGNFCDVKIIASSADSNYDHIPTISADMVDQDAAYLHITSNNTIYGSRYNEFPETGNVPLIADQTSEILSRQLDYSKFGCVYAGLQKNLGPSGTAIVVIREDLLGHASDQTPVLLNYEQCAKDNSLTNTANTFAIYVTGLVLEWLQEQCGVAAIEKVNEQKAKVLYDLIDGDDYFRGVIKPEFRGTMNVSFNLPSEELEAKFLAEAGEQGLYALKGHRSVGGIRASIYNAMPMAGIEKLADFMKEFQKNNG, encoded by the coding sequence ATGGCGAAAGTCTATAATTTCGGAGCCGGCCCGGCGATGTTGCCGGAACCGGTTATGCAGAAGATTCAGGAAGAATGGTTCAATTTCGAGAACCTCGGTGTTTCGGTGATCGAGGTCAGCCATCGGGCCAGGCAGTTTGAAAAAGTTCTGCTTGAGGCCCAGGAACGATTCCGTCAACTGACCAACCTGCCGGACAACTACAAGATCCTGTTTGTTCACGGTGGCGCCCGGATGCAGTTCTCGGCCCTGCCGATGAACCTGGCGGCCCGTTCCGCCAGCAAGAAATGCCTTTATGCCGAAACCGGCAACTTTGCCAAACTCGCCAACAAGGACGCTGGTAACTTTTGCGATGTCAAGATCATCGCTTCGAGCGCCGACAGCAACTACGACCATATTCCGACGATCTCTGCCGACATGGTTGATCAGGATGCGGCCTACCTGCACATCACCAGCAACAACACGATTTACGGCTCGCGCTACAATGAATTCCCGGAAACCGGTAATGTTCCGCTGATCGCCGATCAGACCTCGGAGATCCTGTCGCGCCAGCTCGACTACAGCAAGTTCGGTTGCGTCTATGCCGGTTTGCAGAAGAATCTCGGCCCCTCCGGCACCGCGATTGTTGTGATCAGGGAAGATCTGCTCGGCCACGCCAGCGACCAGACCCCGGTGCTGCTCAACTACGAGCAGTGCGCCAAGGACAACTCGCTGACCAATACCGCCAATACCTTCGCCATCTACGTCACCGGACTCGTTCTCGAGTGGCTGCAGGAGCAGTGTGGCGTCGCTGCCATCGAGAAGGTCAACGAGCAGAAGGCCAAGGTGCTGTACGATCTTATCGACGGCGATGATTATTTCCGCGGTGTTATCAAGCCGGAATTCCGTGGAACCATGAACGTCAGCTTCAACCTGCCGAGCGAGGAGCTCGAGGCAAAGTTCCTTGCCGAAGCGGGAGAGCAGGGCCTTTACGCCCTCAAGGGCCATCGCAGCGTCGGTGGTATCCGCGCCTCGATCTATAACGCCATGCCGATGGCCGGGATCGAAAAGCTGGCAGATTTCATGAAGGAATTTCAGAAGAACAACGGATAA
- a CDS encoding 3-phosphoglycerate dehydrogenase encodes MNRVLTYNAISVKGLDKFSRDKYEVASELGHPDAIMLRSHVLQSDDIGDSVKAIGRAGAGVNNIPVESCTDRGIVVFNAPGANANAVKELTITGMLLSARDIIGGINYVQKEGEGLDEEALHKVVEGGKKAYGGSELKGKTLGVVGLGAIGSQVAETGLTLGMKVVGYDPALSVDAAWRLPREVKRMENLHSLLSRSDYVSLHLPVLEATRNMINSESVDSFKKDSVLLNFSREKLVDNDALLKALDKGLLRRYVTDFPVRELIGNDKIIAMPHLGASTEEAEDNCAVMVAEQLIDFLENGNIRNSVNFPNISMERAGGYRIAFSNRNVPKMLNQVLNILSDRDHNVIDMINRSRDDVAYNLIDVEREPKPDLIEALEAIDGVIKVRLL; translated from the coding sequence ATGAACAGGGTTTTGACCTACAATGCAATTTCGGTCAAGGGATTGGACAAGTTTTCCCGCGACAAATATGAAGTAGCGAGCGAACTTGGCCACCCCGATGCCATTATGCTGCGCAGCCACGTGCTGCAGTCGGACGATATCGGCGATTCGGTCAAGGCGATCGGTCGGGCCGGTGCCGGAGTCAACAATATCCCTGTTGAAAGCTGTACCGATCGGGGCATCGTCGTTTTCAATGCCCCAGGCGCCAATGCCAATGCGGTCAAGGAGCTGACCATCACCGGAATGCTGTTGTCGGCCCGGGACATCATTGGCGGCATCAACTATGTGCAGAAAGAAGGCGAGGGTCTTGACGAAGAGGCCCTGCACAAGGTGGTCGAAGGCGGCAAGAAGGCTTACGGCGGTTCCGAACTGAAAGGCAAAACCCTCGGCGTTGTTGGCCTTGGCGCGATCGGATCGCAGGTTGCCGAAACCGGTCTGACCCTCGGTATGAAGGTCGTCGGTTATGACCCGGCCCTGTCGGTCGATGCTGCCTGGCGGCTGCCGCGCGAAGTCAAACGCATGGAGAACCTGCATTCGTTGCTGTCGCGCTCCGATTACGTCTCCCTGCACCTGCCGGTGCTCGAGGCAACGCGCAACATGATCAATAGCGAATCGGTCGACAGTTTCAAGAAAGATTCGGTCCTGCTCAACTTTTCCAGGGAGAAGCTGGTCGATAACGATGCCCTGCTCAAGGCTCTCGACAAGGGTCTGTTGCGGCGCTATGTCACCGATTTCCCGGTCCGTGAACTGATCGGCAACGACAAGATCATCGCGATGCCGCACCTCGGAGCCAGCACCGAGGAAGCCGAGGATAATTGTGCCGTGATGGTGGCTGAGCAGCTGATCGACTTTCTCGAGAACGGCAATATCAGGAATTCGGTCAATTTCCCGAATATTTCAATGGAGCGCGCCGGCGGCTACCGGATCGCCTTTTCCAACCGCAACGTGCCGAAGATGCTTAACCAGGTCCTCAACATACTATCGGATCGCGATCATAACGTTATCGACATGATCAACAGGAGTCGTGACGATGTTGCCTACAACCTTATTGATGTCGAACGCGAACCGAAGCCGGATCTGATCGAAGCTCTCGAGGCGATCGACGGGGTCATCAAGGTGCGGCTGCTTTAA
- the aroF gene encoding 3-deoxy-7-phosphoheptulonate synthase, producing MIIVMQSGASKDELADVEKRITELGYTPHVIYGSTRNVVGAIGDERGKAVLQSIESMPGVDNVVPILKPYKLASKEVRPEPSAVEIQSGLSVGGEQLVVMAGPCAVESEEQIMESAQAVKAAGATVLRGGAFKPRTSPYSFQGMEEEGLKLLAQARKETGLPIVTEVVNPRDVELVARYADIMQVGARNTQNFALLKMLGQLDKPILLKRGMATTIQEFLMSAEYILSEGNQRVILCERGIRTFETATRNTLDISAVPVLKEQTHLPVIIDPSHGTGHASLVPSMCYAAVAAGCDGLIVEVHPHPEKATSDGPQSLRPEDFAAMMKKLAEFARVAGKKI from the coding sequence ATGATTATTGTCATGCAGTCCGGAGCCAGCAAGGATGAACTGGCTGATGTCGAGAAAAGGATTACCGAACTCGGGTACACGCCGCATGTTATCTACGGCTCGACCCGCAATGTCGTTGGCGCCATCGGCGACGAACGGGGCAAGGCGGTGTTGCAGTCGATTGAGTCGATGCCGGGCGTTGATAACGTCGTACCGATCCTCAAGCCTTACAAGCTGGCGAGCAAGGAGGTCAGGCCGGAGCCGAGTGCTGTCGAAATCCAGTCCGGGTTGAGCGTCGGCGGCGAACAACTGGTTGTCATGGCCGGCCCCTGCGCAGTCGAGAGCGAGGAACAGATCATGGAATCGGCGCAAGCGGTCAAGGCGGCCGGGGCGACAGTGCTGCGCGGCGGCGCCTTCAAACCGCGGACCAGCCCTTACTCATTCCAGGGAATGGAGGAGGAGGGGCTTAAGCTTTTGGCGCAGGCCCGTAAAGAGACCGGCCTGCCGATTGTCACCGAGGTGGTGAATCCACGTGACGTTGAGCTGGTCGCCAGGTATGCTGATATCATGCAGGTTGGGGCCCGCAATACCCAAAATTTTGCCTTGCTGAAAATGCTCGGCCAGCTCGACAAGCCGATCCTGCTCAAGCGCGGCATGGCGACGACCATCCAGGAGTTTCTGATGAGCGCCGAGTATATTCTCAGCGAAGGAAACCAGCGGGTCATCCTCTGTGAACGGGGTATTCGCACCTTCGAGACCGCGACCCGCAACACCCTCGATATATCGGCCGTGCCGGTGCTCAAGGAGCAGACCCACCTGCCGGTGATTATCGACCCGTCGCATGGCACCGGTCATGCGTCCCTGGTGCCGTCGATGTGCTACGCAGCGGTTGCGGCCGGCTGCGACGGCCTGATTGTCGAGGTTCACCCGCATCCGGAGAAGGCGACCAGTGACGGGCCGCAGTCGCTACGGCCCGAGGACTTTGCCGCGATGATGAAGAAGCTGGCGGAGTTTGCCAGGGTTGCCGGTAAAAAGATCTGA
- a CDS encoding ABC transporter ATP-binding protein — MLIVDQIETFYGSSQALFGVSFEVQDGEVVTLLGRNGMGKSTSVKSIMGLTPVRHGRISFNGTDIHRLPSYKVARQGIGFVPEGRQIFPNLTVHENIMVAAAHYGGRNEPYTLDEVLDIFPRLGERRSHFGNQLSGGEQQMLAIVRALMITPKLLILDEATEGLAPLVRKEIWHGLGILKRRGQSILVIDKNLQALMKLADRHYIMEKGQVVWSGSTDEIADNEMLQERYLGV; from the coding sequence ATGCTGATCGTTGATCAGATAGAGACCTTCTATGGCAGCAGCCAGGCACTGTTCGGCGTCAGCTTCGAGGTGCAGGACGGCGAAGTGGTGACCCTGCTCGGGCGCAACGGCATGGGCAAGAGCACATCGGTCAAATCGATCATGGGGCTGACCCCGGTGCGGCATGGCCGGATATCTTTCAACGGTACCGATATTCATCGTCTGCCGAGCTACAAGGTGGCACGGCAGGGGATCGGTTTCGTCCCCGAGGGCCGGCAGATTTTTCCCAACCTGACCGTCCATGAAAACATCATGGTCGCCGCCGCCCACTATGGCGGCCGCAACGAGCCCTACACCCTCGACGAGGTCCTCGATATTTTTCCCCGCCTCGGCGAGCGGCGAAGCCATTTCGGCAACCAGTTGTCCGGCGGTGAACAGCAGATGCTGGCCATTGTCCGGGCCCTGATGATTACTCCCAAATTGCTGATTCTCGACGAAGCGACCGAGGGACTGGCACCGCTGGTGCGCAAGGAAATCTGGCACGGTCTCGGCATCCTCAAAAGGCGAGGCCAATCGATCCTGGTAATCGACAAGAACCTGCAGGCGCTGATGAAGCTCGCCGACAGGCACTATATAATGGAAAAAGGCCAGGTGGTCTGGTCGGGAAGTACCGACGAGATTGCCGATAACGAGATGCTGCAGGAACGCTATCTCGGGGTCTAG
- a CDS encoding ABC transporter ATP-binding protein, with protein MAEPILRTTGLSKSFGAVNACQDLDLTVAAGEVHALIGPNGAGKTTLLNLLAGDLAPDRGGIFFTGREITRLPPHRRSRLGMARSYQITSVFPRLTVTENLLLAIQAQHGHSFRFWRKSLDVPQLRRELAPALERVDLSERADSLAGNLSHGEKKQLEVGMALACKPRLLLLDEPMAGMGPGGTVEFSKLIRRLKEEMTILLVEHDMEAIFALADRITVLVYGEIIATGTVEEIRGNDLVRQAYLGDGDEAC; from the coding sequence ATGGCTGAACCGATTCTGCGCACCACGGGGTTGAGCAAGAGTTTTGGCGCGGTCAATGCCTGCCAGGATCTCGATCTAACTGTCGCCGCCGGTGAAGTCCACGCCCTGATCGGCCCGAACGGTGCCGGCAAGACGACCCTGCTGAACCTGCTGGCCGGCGACCTGGCTCCCGACCGCGGCGGAATCTTCTTCACCGGGCGTGAGATCACCCGCCTGCCCCCGCATCGCCGGTCGCGTCTCGGGATGGCACGCTCCTACCAGATCACCTCGGTGTTTCCGCGCCTGACCGTTACCGAGAATCTGCTCCTCGCCATCCAGGCCCAGCACGGTCACAGCTTCCGCTTCTGGCGAAAAAGCCTGGATGTGCCGCAGCTGCGCCGGGAGCTGGCACCGGCCCTTGAACGGGTCGATTTGAGCGAGCGGGCCGACAGCCTGGCCGGCAATCTTTCGCATGGCGAAAAGAAGCAGCTCGAGGTCGGTATGGCCCTGGCCTGCAAACCCAGACTGTTGTTGCTAGACGAGCCAATGGCCGGTATGGGCCCGGGCGGTACGGTTGAGTTCTCCAAGCTGATCCGCCGGCTCAAGGAGGAGATGACGATCCTCCTGGTCGAACATGATATGGAGGCGATCTTCGCCCTCGCTGATCGGATCACGGTTCTGGTCTACGGCGAGATCATCGCCACCGGAACGGTTGAAGAAATTCGCGGCAACGACCTGGTCCGTCAGGCCTATCTCGGAGATGGGGACGAAGCATGCTGA
- a CDS encoding branched-chain amino acid ABC transporter permease: protein MPEYFNRKNIAISSGALLLLLLPLYASIAGEPYLVSLFSRILIYALAAASLDLILGYGGLVSLGHAAFFGAGAYAVGILAYHDFEGTPLIAWPFLVPGSESALITWPVAILIAALLAAIIGSLSLRTSGMHFIMITLAFAQMLYYFFVSLEAYGGDDGITLFARNSLPGLDLGDDTQFYYVCLGLLFTFLYLAGRLVQSRFGMVIRGCRENEKRMQSIGFSTYRYKLLSFVLAGAAAGLAGALIANQVEYVSPGLMHWSRSGIILVMVLLGGAGTLYGPVLGAAAFLLLEEVLSMYTEHWLVFFGPLLILVVLFARHGLYGILAGREKRHG, encoded by the coding sequence ATGCCTGAATACTTCAATCGAAAAAACATTGCCATCAGTAGTGGTGCGCTGTTGCTGCTCTTGCTCCCGCTCTACGCATCAATCGCCGGCGAACCCTATCTTGTTTCACTTTTCTCGCGCATCCTGATTTACGCCCTGGCGGCAGCCAGCCTTGATCTGATCCTCGGTTACGGCGGCCTGGTGAGTCTGGGGCATGCCGCTTTTTTCGGGGCCGGGGCGTATGCGGTCGGCATCCTCGCTTACCACGACTTTGAAGGGACCCCCTTGATTGCCTGGCCTTTCCTGGTACCGGGAAGTGAGAGTGCCCTGATTACCTGGCCGGTGGCTATCCTGATTGCGGCTCTGCTTGCCGCGATCATCGGCAGTTTAAGCCTGCGCACCAGCGGCATGCACTTCATCATGATCACCCTCGCCTTCGCCCAGATGCTCTACTACTTTTTCGTCTCACTTGAAGCCTATGGCGGCGATGACGGGATCACCCTCTTTGCCCGCAACAGTCTGCCCGGGCTCGACCTTGGCGATGATACGCAATTTTATTATGTCTGCCTGGGGCTTTTGTTCACCTTCCTCTATCTGGCCGGCCGCCTGGTGCAATCGCGCTTCGGCATGGTGATCCGCGGCTGTCGTGAGAATGAAAAACGGATGCAGTCGATCGGCTTTTCGACCTATCGATACAAGCTGCTCAGCTTTGTTCTGGCCGGCGCCGCTGCCGGACTGGCCGGCGCCCTGATCGCCAACCAGGTTGAGTACGTCAGCCCCGGCCTGATGCACTGGTCCCGCTCCGGGATTATCCTGGTGATGGTCCTGCTCGGCGGCGCCGGCACCCTCTACGGGCCGGTCCTCGGCGCCGCCGCGTTTCTTCTGCTTGAGGAGGTCCTGTCGATGTACACCGAGCACTGGCTTGTTTTTTTCGGGCCGTTGCTGATCCTCGTGGTGCTGTTCGCCCGGCATGGTCTTTATGGCATCCTGGCCGGACGGGAGAAGCGCCATGGCTGA
- a CDS encoding branched-chain amino acid ABC transporter permease, producing the protein MLLFIEQILNGLQLGVTLFLMSAGLTLVFGIMQVINLAHGSFYMIGAYVGATVTARSGSFLLGLAAALPAAALVGMLVEVTVLRRLYKKDHVEQVLATFGLIMFFNELTRIIWGRQPLFMDVPTWLSGTVELIPGIPYPSYRIAVIVVGLLVALFLYLMFSRTRIGMQIRAGASNREMAGALGINIRTLYTLVFGLGTLLAGLAGVMAGPILAVEAGMGESILILTFVVIVIGGIGSVRGAFLGAILVGMVDTLGRAFLPAFFRLFLATAHADGVAASVASMSIYILMAVILVWRPRGLLPGHA; encoded by the coding sequence ATGCTTCTTTTTATCGAGCAGATTCTCAACGGCCTGCAGCTCGGGGTGACGCTGTTTTTGATGTCGGCCGGATTGACCCTGGTTTTTGGCATCATGCAGGTCATCAACCTCGCGCACGGCTCGTTCTATATGATCGGAGCGTATGTCGGGGCGACGGTGACGGCTCGCAGCGGCTCGTTTCTGCTTGGCCTTGCCGCCGCCCTGCCGGCGGCGGCGCTGGTCGGCATGCTGGTCGAAGTGACCGTTTTACGCCGCCTTTACAAGAAGGACCATGTCGAACAGGTCCTCGCCACCTTCGGTCTGATCATGTTTTTCAACGAGCTGACCCGGATCATCTGGGGGCGACAGCCACTGTTCATGGATGTGCCGACCTGGCTTTCGGGGACGGTCGAGCTGATTCCGGGCATCCCCTACCCGAGCTACCGCATCGCAGTCATTGTCGTCGGATTGCTGGTCGCCCTCTTTCTCTACCTGATGTTCAGCCGGACCCGTATCGGTATGCAGATCCGCGCCGGGGCGAGTAACCGCGAGATGGCGGGAGCCCTCGGGATCAACATCAGGACGCTTTACACCCTGGTGTTCGGACTCGGAACTCTTCTTGCCGGGCTGGCGGGAGTGATGGCCGGGCCGATCCTGGCGGTCGAGGCCGGTATGGGCGAAAGTATTCTGATCCTGACTTTTGTCGTCATCGTTATCGGTGGCATCGGTTCGGTGCGCGGCGCCTTCCTCGGGGCGATCCTGGTCGGTATGGTTGATACACTCGGCCGTGCCTTTTTGCCGGCTTTCTTCCGGTTGTTCCTTGCGACGGCTCACGCTGACGGTGTCGCCGCCTCGGTCGCATCGATGTCAATCTACATCCTGATGGCGGTTATCCTGGTCTGGCGACCGCGAGGGCTTTTGCCCGGGCATGCCTGA
- a CDS encoding ABC transporter substrate-binding protein produces the protein MLFIVLAMVLPSAALAAGPVKIGMVTTLSTKAGYLGEEVRDGFKLAIDQEDGKLGGIPVELLVEDDGRDPGKAKQIANRFIKRDGVKIMTGIIFSNVALAVVPKVVRSEVLYISPNAGPSALAGKGCNENYFNVAYQNDNLDEVVGKYVSDEGFKNVYLLAPNYPAGKDHLAGFKRYYTGNIAGEVYTKLGQSDYAAEIAALRAAKPDGVFFFLPGGMWINFLKQFSQSGLNKTIPVFGPAFSFDERLLGAVGAAALGVKNGSQWTHDLDNPANKQFVSAFRAAYGRTPTLYASQGYEAARLIGSALKSVGGDVAKLEQLRSAVRKADFDSVRGKFAFAANQHPVQNLYIREVVEDGKGGFTNKTLKAVFTDHANTYVGDCKMN, from the coding sequence ATGTTATTTATTGTTTTGGCGATGGTACTGCCATCGGCGGCTTTGGCAGCCGGGCCGGTCAAGATCGGTATGGTGACGACGCTTTCGACCAAGGCCGGTTATCTCGGCGAAGAAGTACGTGATGGCTTCAAGCTGGCGATTGACCAGGAAGACGGGAAGCTCGGCGGCATCCCGGTCGAGCTCCTGGTTGAGGATGACGGCCGTGACCCGGGCAAAGCGAAGCAGATTGCCAACCGCTTCATCAAGCGCGATGGCGTCAAGATCATGACCGGGATCATCTTCTCAAACGTCGCCCTGGCCGTGGTGCCCAAGGTTGTGCGCAGCGAAGTGCTTTACATCAGCCCGAATGCCGGTCCTTCGGCCCTTGCCGGCAAGGGGTGCAACGAGAACTATTTTAATGTCGCCTACCAGAATGACAACCTTGATGAGGTGGTCGGCAAGTACGTCAGTGACGAAGGCTTCAAGAATGTCTACCTGCTGGCACCCAATTACCCGGCGGGCAAAGACCACCTGGCCGGTTTCAAGCGCTACTATACCGGCAATATCGCCGGCGAGGTCTACACCAAGCTCGGGCAGTCGGACTATGCGGCCGAGATCGCTGCCCTCAGAGCCGCCAAACCGGATGGCGTGTTTTTCTTCCTCCCCGGCGGCATGTGGATTAACTTTCTCAAGCAGTTTTCCCAGTCCGGGCTGAACAAAACAATTCCGGTCTTCGGGCCGGCCTTTTCCTTTGATGAGAGGCTGCTCGGCGCCGTCGGCGCCGCCGCGCTCGGCGTCAAGAACGGCTCGCAGTGGACCCACGATCTCGACAATCCGGCCAACAAGCAGTTCGTCTCAGCCTTTCGCGCAGCTTATGGCCGCACACCAACCCTCTATGCCAGCCAGGGTTACGAAGCAGCCCGTCTGATCGGCAGCGCCCTCAAGAGCGTCGGCGGTGATGTGGCGAAACTCGAGCAGCTGCGCAGTGCTGTCCGTAAGGCCGATTTCGATTCGGTGCGCGGCAAGTTTGCTTTTGCCGCCAACCAGCATCCGGTCCAGAATCTTTACATCCGCGAGGTTGTTGAGGATGGCAAGGGCGGCTTTACCAACAAGACCCTCAAGGCTGTTTTTACCGACCATGCCAACACCTATGTCGGAGATTGCAAGATGAACTAG
- a CDS encoding EamA/RhaT family transporter: protein MKQIFSLIAKKPVVSLLLGTICISLAPIFIKASEMPPDSSAFYRMLFAGVSIGVLLRLRRATFSFNKKQVFLLAGGGLFLALDFMAWHRSINLIGPGFATLLTNLQVFFTAIFSFLLFRQRVSKLFILAVPVALFGLFLITGADLDAMTGYQGKGVLMGLFSALFYSGYIIFLHQTMKASALDGMSSMFVVSLSSTTLLAIAGPINGASFVIPDLPTFGTLLGVGILSTTIGWTLISSSMRAVPVTTAGLILLLQPTLAFVWEVLLFAKPVELLETVGVLLILAAIYCGSYSKQQA from the coding sequence ATGAAACAGATCTTCAGCCTTATTGCAAAAAAACCGGTGGTCAGCCTTCTGCTCGGGACCATCTGCATCAGCCTCGCCCCGATATTCATCAAGGCCTCGGAGATGCCCCCCGACAGTTCGGCTTTTTACCGGATGCTCTTCGCCGGGGTCTCGATCGGGGTTCTGTTACGATTACGCCGCGCAACATTCTCTTTCAACAAAAAACAGGTGTTCCTTCTGGCCGGCGGCGGACTTTTTCTCGCCCTCGATTTTATGGCCTGGCACCGCAGCATCAACCTGATCGGTCCCGGTTTTGCGACGCTGCTGACCAACCTGCAGGTTTTCTTTACGGCGATCTTCTCTTTTCTGCTGTTCAGACAGCGGGTCTCGAAGCTCTTCATCCTGGCGGTGCCGGTCGCCCTGTTCGGCCTTTTTTTGATTACCGGTGCCGATCTCGATGCCATGACGGGCTATCAGGGAAAAGGGGTTCTGATGGGCCTGTTTTCGGCCCTCTTCTATTCCGGATATATCATCTTTCTCCATCAAACGATGAAAGCTTCGGCTCTCGACGGAATGTCTTCAATGTTCGTCGTTTCCCTTTCGAGTACCACTCTTCTCGCTATCGCCGGGCCGATCAATGGCGCCTCCTTTGTCATTCCCGACCTGCCGACCTTCGGCACGCTTCTCGGTGTCGGCATCCTGAGCACCACAATCGGCTGGACCCTGATCTCTTCATCGATGCGGGCCGTGCCGGTAACCACTGCCGGATTGATTTTGCTGCTGCAGCCGACCCTGGCTTTTGTCTGGGAAGTTCTCCTGTTCGCCAAACCGGTCGAGCTGCTGGAGACGGTCGGGGTTCTGCTGATTCTGGCGGCTATCTACTGCGGTTCCTATTCGAAACAGCAAGCCTGA
- the leuC gene encoding 3-isopropylmalate dehydratase large subunit: protein MAGKTLYDKLWQEHIVRCEKDGTCLLYIDRQLLHEVTSPQAFEGLRLADRKPWRLDANLAVPDHNVPTVDRYLGIADPVSRLQVETLEENCREFGITLFKMNDIRQGIVHVIGPEQGATLPGMTIVCGDSHTATHGAFATLSFGIGTSEVEHVLATQCLLQKKSKSMLIRVDNKTGPGVTAKDIILAIIGKIGTAGGTGYVIEYAGEAIRDLSMEGRMTICNMSIEAGARAGMVAVDDKTIEFVRGRPLAPSGELWDQAVDYWRTLRSDDDAEFDQTVTLDAAKIKPHVSWGTSPEMVVPVDGSVPDPAEETDPVKRKGMEDALVYMDLEPNTRMIDIRPDKVFIGSCTNGRIEDLRAAAAILKGKKIAANIKLALVVPGSGLVKQQAEEEGLDRIFKAAGFEWREPGCSMCLAMNADRLEPKERSASTSNRNFEGRQGQGGRTHLVSPAMAAAAAVTGHFVDVREMDINN, encoded by the coding sequence ATGGCCGGTAAAACTTTATACGATAAACTCTGGCAAGAGCATATCGTCCGTTGCGAAAAAGACGGCACCTGCCTCCTCTACATCGACCGTCAGCTCCTGCATGAAGTGACCTCGCCCCAGGCTTTCGAAGGGCTCAGGCTGGCAGACCGCAAACCGTGGCGCCTTGACGCCAACCTCGCGGTTCCGGATCACAATGTGCCGACGGTTGATCGATACCTCGGAATCGCCGACCCGGTTTCCCGCCTGCAGGTCGAAACCCTTGAGGAGAATTGTCGGGAGTTCGGCATCACCCTTTTCAAAATGAACGACATCCGGCAGGGCATCGTTCATGTTATCGGGCCGGAACAGGGCGCGACCCTGCCCGGCATGACGATCGTCTGCGGCGATTCACACACCGCAACCCACGGTGCCTTCGCAACCCTCTCTTTCGGCATCGGCACCTCCGAAGTCGAGCATGTGCTGGCGACCCAGTGCCTGTTGCAGAAAAAGTCGAAGAGCATGCTGATCCGGGTCGACAACAAAACCGGCCCCGGCGTCACCGCCAAGGATATCATCCTGGCGATCATCGGAAAAATCGGCACGGCCGGCGGCACCGGTTATGTCATCGAGTATGCCGGTGAAGCGATCCGGGACCTGTCGATGGAAGGGCGGATGACGATCTGCAACATGTCGATCGAGGCCGGGGCCCGGGCCGGTATGGTTGCCGTAGATGACAAGACGATTGAATTTGTCAGGGGCCGCCCCCTTGCCCCGAGCGGCGAACTCTGGGACCAGGCGGTTGACTACTGGCGGACGCTGCGCTCCGATGATGATGCCGAGTTCGACCAGACCGTCACCCTTGACGCGGCGAAAATCAAGCCGCATGTCAGCTGGGGAACATCGCCGGAGATGGTGGTTCCGGTCGATGGCAGTGTTCCCGATCCGGCCGAGGAGACCGACCCGGTGAAACGCAAGGGGATGGAAGACGCCCTCGTCTACATGGATCTCGAACCGAACACGCGCATGATTGACATCAGACCGGACAAGGTTTTCATCGGCTCCTGCACCAACGGCCGGATCGAGGATTTGCGCGCCGCGGCCGCCATTCTCAAAGGGAAAAAGATTGCCGCCAACATCAAGCTGGCGCTGGTGGTGCCCGGCTCCGGTCTGGTCAAGCAACAGGCGGAAGAGGAAGGGCTCGACCGGATCTTCAAGGCAGCCGGTTTCGAATGGCGCGAGCCGGGCTGCTCGATGTGCCTGGCGATGAATGCCGACCGGCTCGAACCGAAGGAGCGGAGCGCTTCGACCTCGAACCGGAATTTCGAGGGCCGACAGGGGCAGGGCGGACGGACCCACCTGGTCAGCCCGGCGATGGCCGCGGCCGCTGCTGTAACGGGGCATTTTGTTGATGTGAGAGAGATGGATATTAACAATTGA